In Nonlabens agnitus, the DNA window ATTGCCCAATCCTTGCGGTAATTCAATAACCGACCGGCTGGTTTCAATGCCCGTGGTGCGATCTGTAGAAATAACCACCAGTGACTGAGATGGATCATTCTCTCCTAAAGCAGTAGCAATCAATCGTGGCGTAATGCTGCCATCACCAAAAGTGACACGAATATTTGCAGGTGGACTGTTAGTATTGTCGTACGAATTTTGAATCAGTCCTTCATACACGGCAGGATCTAATAGGAAAGATTTTTCATCGTCACTAGAAAAAGTAGCCTGCGCTCTTAAAGTGACATTGAATTTTCCTTTTGGCAAGGCTCGAGCGTCATCATACCATCCAGCAGATAGATTATAGGAAAAGGCTTTGGCAGCTGGTTCTGCATAAGAGTTGGTAAATGAGGTTGCTGCGTCCAGTCCAGCAGCAAGAACTTCAGAAAGTCCATCCTGTGCGTTGGAATACGTTGATGTCAATAAGATTGTTAGGGCAACAATATATTTTTTCATAGTGGTGGCTTGAGGGTTATTTCATAAACGAAAAAATCCTGACTCTAGTTTAGAGTCAGGATTTTTACTTTTTAAATAAGCTGGATGTTATGCGTCGATGTTGGCATAAATAGCGTTCTTTTCAATAAACTCACGTCGTGGCGGTACCTCATCACCCATAAGCATGGAGAAAACTCTATCTGCTTCTGGCAAGTTTTCAATGGTGATTTGTCTAAGGGTTCTGAATTCAGGATTCATGGTCGTATCCCATAATTGATCTGCATTCATTTCTCCTAGACCTTTGTAACGCTGTATGGCAGCAGATCCACCAAATTCTTCATTGATTTCATCACGCTCTTTATTGGACCATGCGTATCGTTTTTTGTTTCCTTTTTTAAGAAGATACAATGGAGGCGTGGCGATATAGACGTATCCTTTCTCTACCAATTCTCTCATGTATCTAAAGAAGAAGGTCAAGATCAATGTTGCAATGTGCGAACCATCAATATCTGCATCACACATGATGACTACCTTGTGGTAACGTAGTTTGTCCAGGTTCAACGCTTTGGAATCTTCCTCAGTTCCAATGGTAACTCCTAATGCTGTATAAATATTACGGATCTCTTCATTTTCAAAGACCTTGTGTTGCATCGCTTTTTCCACGTTCAAGATTTTACCACGCAATGGCATGATAGCTTGAAAATTACGGTCGCGACCCATTTTTGCCGTTCCACCTGCGGAGTCACCTTCAACTAGAAATACCTCGCAGATTTCTGGATCAGTTTCTGAACAGTCAGAAAGCTTTCCTGGCAATCCACCACCACTCATGACTGTCTTGCGCTGTACCATTTCACGGGCCTTGCGAGCTGCGTGCCTGGCGGTTGCGGCAAGAATCACCTTTTGGACAATAGTTTTGGCGTCAGCTGGGTTTTCTTCAAGATAGTCTTCCAACATGGTGGAAACCGCTTGAGAAACTGCACTAGTGACCTCACGGTTACCCAATTTCGTTTTCGTCTGACCTTCAAATTGAGGTTCTTGAACCTTCACAGAAATAATCGCTGTCAAACCTTCTCTAAAGTCATCTCCTGAAACATCAAACTTCAGTTTGTCCAATAGACCTGAGGCGTCAGCATATTTCTTGAGTGTTGTTGTCAATCCACGACGGAAACCGCTTAGGTGCGTACCACCTTCATGGGTATTGATGTTATTGACATAAGAATGTAGGTTTTCAGAATAACTGTCGTTGTAGATCATGGCTACCTCAACTGGAATGTCATTCTTTTCACCTTCCATAGAGATCACGTCTGCAATAATAGGCTGGCGTGTATCGTCTAGGAAGCGGATAAATTCCTTCAATCCTTCTTCAGACTGGAATACTTCTTCAATGATGTTTCCATTCTCATCCTTAACTCTTCTATCAATCAGAACGATGCGAATTCCTTTATTTAAAAAGGATAGCTCACGCAGTCTGTTTGCAAGAGTGATGTAGTTATATTCCGTGGTTTGTTGGAAGATGCTGCGATCTGGCAAGAAGGTGATTACCGTACCTCTTTTATCTGTAGTTCCTACTTCTCTAACAGGATACATCGCCTTACCGCGCTCGTATTCCTGTTCGTAAATTTTTCCATCGCGATAAACGGTTGCTTTCAAGTGATCAGAAAGTGCGTTCACACAACTTACACCTACACCGTGCAAGCCACCAGAAACTTTATAAGAGTCTTTGTCAAATTTACCTCCAGCACCAATTTTAGTCATTACCACTTGTAGTGCAGAAACTCCTTCTTTCTTGTGGATATCTACTGGGATACCACGACCATCATCAGTTACCGTGATGCTGTTATTCTCATTTATAATTACCTCGATATTATCACAATGACCGGCTAGCGCCTCATCAATAGAGTTATCGACTACTTCATAAACCAAGTGGTGCAAACCACGGGTTCCCACATCTCCAATATACATGGATGGACGCATGCGCACGTGCTCCATTCCTTCAAGCGCCTGAATCTGATCGGCACCGTAATTTTTCTTGTTATCCTCGCTCATAAATCCTAGTAAATTTTGCTATAATGCGTAATAAACAAATATAGTGAACCATTAGTGTTTATAGGTTGTTAGGCGCTATTCGACTGCTTAAGTTATTAACAAATTATTAATAACGGACGGCAATATTATTGATGAATTTTGGTTGTGATAAAAACGACCTCATTATGAAATATT includes these proteins:
- the gyrB gene encoding DNA topoisomerase (ATP-hydrolyzing) subunit B; translated protein: MSEDNKKNYGADQIQALEGMEHVRMRPSMYIGDVGTRGLHHLVYEVVDNSIDEALAGHCDNIEVIINENNSITVTDDGRGIPVDIHKKEGVSALQVVMTKIGAGGKFDKDSYKVSGGLHGVGVSCVNALSDHLKATVYRDGKIYEQEYERGKAMYPVREVGTTDKRGTVITFLPDRSIFQQTTEYNYITLANRLRELSFLNKGIRIVLIDRRVKDENGNIIEEVFQSEEGLKEFIRFLDDTRQPIIADVISMEGEKNDIPVEVAMIYNDSYSENLHSYVNNINTHEGGTHLSGFRRGLTTTLKKYADASGLLDKLKFDVSGDDFREGLTAIISVKVQEPQFEGQTKTKLGNREVTSAVSQAVSTMLEDYLEENPADAKTIVQKVILAATARHAARKAREMVQRKTVMSGGGLPGKLSDCSETDPEICEVFLVEGDSAGGTAKMGRDRNFQAIMPLRGKILNVEKAMQHKVFENEEIRNIYTALGVTIGTEEDSKALNLDKLRYHKVVIMCDADIDGSHIATLILTFFFRYMRELVEKGYVYIATPPLYLLKKGNKKRYAWSNKERDEINEEFGGSAAIQRYKGLGEMNADQLWDTTMNPEFRTLRQITIENLPEADRVFSMLMGDEVPPRREFIEKNAIYANIDA